The genomic region GCATCAGTTCGTGGTAAAATAAAAGAACTATATAAAAGTGGAATTATAAGCCGAGCTTGGTTGATAGGGTCTCTTGCGCGTAAAAGTTTTGGCATTGCATCTGATGTGGATATTGTTATTGAAGGGCTTAAAACCTCTGATATTAGTAAATTGGCTGCTGAATTAACTTTGCACTTTCAAGTTGAAGTCGATTTGTTAAGATTTGAACAGTTGCCATTATCATTTCAAAAGAGAGTGCTTGCAGAGGGGGTGCGTTTAAATGAGCCCTGAAGAAAATGGCGCCATTACTGGTCTCATGCGTCTTAGACGCGAAATA from Deltaproteobacteria bacterium harbors:
- a CDS encoding nucleotidyltransferase domain-containing protein, which encodes MSVAPKALARLLVNRRKVTNAKAQERGELLQASVRGKIKELYKSGIISRAWLIGSLARKSFGIASDVDIVIEGLKTSDISKLAAELTLHFQVEVDLLRFEQLPLSFQKRVLAEGVRLNEP